The Acidimicrobiales bacterium DNA segment GCGGGACCATCGCGAACATCACCCGGTTTCGCTGTTCCTCGGTGAGCGTCTCGATCGGTGGCAAAAGCGCCCGGTGGACTGGATTGAACGCGGCGTCCTTCCGGTCGAAGCCGGTCGGATGCATGATCACGTTCTCGTCAGGGGTGTGCTCACAGAAGCCATGACCCAGGGCGAAGTCATGGATGCCCTTGTGCAGGTACGCGTTGTGATATGGCTCCATGAAGTTCTCGAGCATGATCTTCCAGTTCCAGGGGTAGCTGTCGACCTCGATGGGCGGAAGGCTCACCATGTCGGCGACCCCGTAGTTCTCCATCTCCTGCTCGAGCGCGACCAGCGTGGGAGCCAGTGGCGATGCATCCTGCTGGTAGTGGCAGAAGATGAACCCCTGCCAGAGTTCCACCTTCAGCGATGGCAGGGTGCAGGCCGACTTGTCCCATTCGGTCTTGTTCATCTCGGGTGTGTGCACCACCGCGCCTTGAAGGTCGTAGGACCAGAAGTGCAGTGGGCAGCGCATCAGGCCGCGTTCGATGCTCCCGCTTCCCTCCATGAGGAGATGCCCGCGGTGCCGGCACACGTTGGACATCACCCGGATATCTCCGTCGTCGTTCAGCACGACGAGTGGGTCATCGTTGATATCGATCGTGAAGTAGTCCCCCGAGTTGGCGACCTGGTCGGCGCGCCCGACGCAGAGCCAGTTCCGTTCGAAGATGGCCTTCTTCTCGAACTCGAACCACTCCTCGGAGGTGTAGATGTGGGGCGGGAAGAACTTGGCGGTCGCCACATCTCCGGTCGACCGTTCGAGGTCCTGGAGTACGTCGTCGTTGATGAGATGGGAGAAGCTCATTCTGGTGGGTGTTCCTTTCTGGTGATCAGTCGTTCGTGCTTCGGGGGCTGATGGATGCTTCACACCGCTCTGCGTTCGAACCCGATGCCGAGCATTCGTGGTTGACGCTGACGCTGGCGGAAGATGTACAAGGCGAGGAGTGCCATGATGTACGGAGAGGCGATGAGCAGCTGCGGGTTGAGCTCGATGCCCAGGGCCGGCAACGCGAGCCGAAGTGCGTCCATGAACCCGAACACGAAGCAGCCGAGCAGGGCCCCCTTGATGCTCCACGCCCCGAAGATCACAGCGGCGATGGCGATGAACCCTCGGCCCGCTGTCATGTTCGGGCTGAAACCGCCGATGGCCCCGATCGAGAGGAAGGCCCCACCGAAACCGGCGTAGAGGCCACCGATGATGATCGCCTGCCGCCGCCGGAGGTTCACGGAGATGCCGGTGGCATCCGCCGCCTGCGGGTTCTCGCCCACTGCTTGGGCCTCGAGACCCCACCGGGTCCGATGGATCAGGAACCAGGCGAGCGGTACGAGCAGGTAGATGGCGAAGAACGGGGCTCGTTGCTCGAACAGCACCTCGCCGAGAACAGGGATCTGGGCCAAGGGCGGGATCGACCAGACTGGGAACCGCTCTGGATTGAAGCTCATTGACACGAAGAGGAACGTCGTGAGACCCAGAGCGAGGATGTTCAGCGTCAGGCCCACCACGAACTGGTTCACCGTGAGCGCGTGGGACAGGTAGGCCTGCACCAGGGCCACAACCCCGCCGATCGCGATTCCTGCGAGGAGCCCGATCATGGCAGATCCCGAGACCGAGGAGCCGACCACCGCGCCGAAGGCCCCGGCAAGCATCCCCCCTTCGACCGAGATGTTGAGGGTCCCTGCTTTCTCGGCGACGAGCTCGCCCATCGCCACGAAGGCCAGCGGCACAGCCAAGCGCGTTGCGCTGTCCAGTAGGAGTGTGATGTCGCCGACCACCTACGCACCTGCCTTCGCTACGTTGGCTCCGGCTTCCGCTTCGATCTGTTCGACCATGAGGCGCGCCTGACGACGGCGCTTGCGCCGACGCACGTACAGGGAGGGGAGCATGATCGCCAGGACGATCAGGGACTGGACCACTCCGACGATCGCCGAGTTCACCCCGGTCGCGGCAAGCACACCACCTCCCGCACGCAACGCGCCGAACAGGAACGCGACGAAGATGGCAAAGATCGGGCTGAACCCAGCCACGAGCGCCACGAGCAGTCCTTCCCATCCGTAGTTGTTCGACAGCCCTGGGTTCACCCGGAACGCCACCCCAGAGAGGATCACCCCACCAGCAAGGCCAGCGAATGCTCCTGACATGAGCAGGGCACCGCTACCGAAGGCGAGGTCGGACACTCCCGCCCGCTTCGCGGTACGCTTGTTGAGGCCGAACATCCTGAGCCGGAACCCCCACGTGGTCCGAGCGATCGCGAACCCGGCCGCGAGCGCCAGCCCCAGCGCGAGGAAGATCCCCACATGGAGCCGGTATCCCGAACCGGAGATGAGCACGGGAAGGCGCGCTGTCGCACTGACCGGATCGCTCTGTGGCGCCGCAGGCTGGATCGATCCCTCAGGGACGGTCTCCTGGAGCAACCACGAGCGGTTCACCAGGTACGAGACCAGAGCGAAGGCGATGAAGTTGAGCAGGAGCGTCGTGATGACCTCGCTCACGCGTGCCTGGTGGCGGAGAATCGCAGCGATGCCGGCCCAACAGGCTCCCCCAAGTGCCGCAGCGAGGAGCACGGCGGGAAGAACCAACACGATCGGGCCGGGCACGGTCAGGCCGACGACCACTGCCAACGTCGCTCCGATGACGAACTGCCCCTCCTGACCGATGTTGACAAAACCTGCTCGACCGGCGATCGCCGCACCGATCGCCACGATGAGGAGCGGGCCGGTGTGGTTGAGGGTGGTCACAAAGGATGACAACGACCCGAGACTGCCCTGGAGCATCGAGCTGAAGGCAGAGCCGGGCGGGTTCCCCGCGATCCAGAGCAGCGTGGCGGCGAGAGCGAGCGCCGAGAAGACGGCGATGGCGGCGAGACCGGCGAACCAGGCGAGGTCGGCCGCAGCAGCGGGCGTCAGCCGGCCCCGCATCCGGTAGAGGACGTCCCTGGGCGAGGTGGTCACTCCGTCTCACCACCCATCAGGAGGCCGAGCCGTCCGAGGTCGACGTCTGCACGGAGCATCTCGCCCACGACTGCCCCTCGGAAAATCACCGCCACTCGGTCTGCCAAGGCGAGGATCTCGTCGAGTTCGGTCGACACCAACAGGATGCCGGCCCCCTCGCTCGCCGCGAGTCTGAGGCGGTGCCACAAATACTCCATGGCCCCGACATCGAGTCCCCGTGTCGGCTGCTCGGCGATGATGAAATCTGGTCTTCGCGACAGCTCCCGGGCGAGCACAACCTTCTGCTGGTTGCCACCGGAGAGAGTCCACATGGGAGCGTGTACATCGCTGCACATGACGTCGAACTCCTCGACCAACATCCTGGCGTTGGCGTCGATCGCTTCTCGATCGATCACGCTGCTGCGTGTCACCGAATCCAGGTGGTTGAGCACCAGGTTCTCGGCGATCGACATGTCGAGCACGCAACCCGAGTCGTGGCGTTCGGCAGGGACTACTCCGAGCGCAGAGAGATCCGCTGGCACGCCTTCACCACAGTCGGCTCCGGCGATCGACACCGACCCCGTTCCGCCCGGGATTAGCCCGCTCAACACCTCGACCAGGACGCTCTGACCATTGCCCTCGACACCCGCAAGCCCGACGATCTCACCCCGTCGCACCGACAGTGAGAACTCGTCGAGCAAACGGTGGCCGTCATCGCTGTGCACGGTCAGCGAGTCGATCTCCAATGAGCGATCAATCTCGGCCTGGCGCTCGATGTCCGCGTCAAAGGCCTCGTCGACGTCACCGAGGCCGAGAGCCGCACCTTCACGATCGAGCGCGACGTCCCGCCCAAGCATGAAGCTCGCCAGTGACGGGGCATCGGTCTCCACCGTCGGCATGGATGCCACGACGGCACCCGACCGCAACACCGTGACCCGATCGGTTGCAGCGAGGATCTCCGAGAGCCGGTGGCTGATCAGTACTGCGGCGTAGCCGTGATCGTCGACCATTGACCGCAACACGGTGAAGAGCCGCACCGACTCTGCCTGGGTCAGGACCGAAGTGGGCTCATCGAGGATGATCACCTTCGGATCGCTGCGGAGGCACTTGATGATCTCGACCCGCTGACGCATCCCAGCCGACAAGTCCTCCACCCGTGCCATGGGGTCGACCTCGATGCCGAAGCGCTCCCCAATCGACTCGACGAGACCGATTGCCCGTCTGGGACTGAACCGTTCGGCGTCACCAAGCAATACGTTCTGCCACACT contains these protein-coding regions:
- a CDS encoding aromatic ring-hydroxylating dioxygenase subunit alpha, producing the protein MSFSHLINDDVLQDLERSTGDVATAKFFPPHIYTSEEWFEFEKKAIFERNWLCVGRADQVANSGDYFTIDINDDPLVVLNDDGDIRVMSNVCRHRGHLLMEGSGSIERGLMRCPLHFWSYDLQGAVVHTPEMNKTEWDKSACTLPSLKVELWQGFIFCHYQQDASPLAPTLVALEQEMENYGVADMVSLPPIEVDSYPWNWKIMLENFMEPYHNAYLHKGIHDFALGHGFCEHTPDENVIMHPTGFDRKDAAFNPVHRALLPPIETLTEEQRNRVMFAMVPPMTPIGLVPDHMFYFVILPKGANEISLRIGLCVPPESVKVDNFDHIIRWIVDGVMMYNEQDVKADTLVQKGLRSQFAPRGPFSWKETTIVQLNRWLVQRYRSYANEVGLATS
- a CDS encoding ABC transporter permease, translating into MPLAFVAMGELVAEKAGTLNISVEGGMLAGAFGAVVGSSVSGSAMIGLLAGIAIGGVVALVQAYLSHALTVNQFVVGLTLNILALGLTTFLFVSMSFNPERFPVWSIPPLAQIPVLGEVLFEQRAPFFAIYLLVPLAWFLIHRTRWGLEAQAVGENPQAADATGISVNLRRRQAIIIGGLYAGFGGAFLSIGAIGGFSPNMTAGRGFIAIAAVIFGAWSIKGALLGCFVFGFMDALRLALPALGIELNPQLLIASPYIMALLALYIFRQRQRQPRMLGIGFERRAV
- a CDS encoding ABC transporter ATP-binding protein, whose amino-acid sequence is MTVDGTTMPTAGHGHAESEHPLLAIDRVTKLFGPLVACDDISFEVRPGEVMGLLGQNGAGKSTLMKVVVGVETADRGRVVVDGTALAPGDPAVAARSGVGMVHQHFSLVSSLTVWQNVLLGDAERFSPRRAIGLVESIGERFGIEVDPMARVEDLSAGMRQRVEIIKCLRSDPKVIILDEPTSVLTQAESVRLFTVLRSMVDDHGYAAVLISHRLSEILAATDRVTVLRSGAVVASMPTVETDAPSLASFMLGRDVALDREGAALGLGDVDEAFDADIERQAEIDRSLEIDSLTVHSDDGHRLLDEFSLSVRRGEIVGLAGVEGNGQSVLVEVLSGLIPGGTGSVSIAGADCGEGVPADLSALGVVPAERHDSGCVLDMSIAENLVLNHLDSVTRSSVIDREAIDANARMLVEEFDVMCSDVHAPMWTLSGGNQQKVVLARELSRRPDFIIAEQPTRGLDVGAMEYLWHRLRLAASEGAGILLVSTELDEILALADRVAVIFRGAVVGEMLRADVDLGRLGLLMGGETE